One region of Catenuloplanes indicus genomic DNA includes:
- a CDS encoding SWIM zinc finger family protein, whose protein sequence is MPVGRDGFFEAGKPIAVDGGIRARSQRGKIGEQWWSRHFIEILEGICDAGRLARGRAYARKGQVISLSVAPGTVTALVQGSRPDPYQVTIDIERYGAERWDAIEESLASQALYRAKLLAGEMPTEIVGVFDALGAPLFPAELDMECSCPDWGFPCKHLSAALYLLAEAFDDDPFLVLAWRGRTREELLGSLGTVPAVVDPLAVEHVPLADALAGFYAPGASPAKLREHGVNRVTAPPDLLLRALDPPDVRVRHIPLVDLLRAAYRSLDGHEGLSESGT, encoded by the coding sequence ATGCCGGTCGGCCGGGACGGGTTCTTCGAGGCCGGCAAGCCGATCGCGGTGGACGGCGGGATAAGGGCGCGGTCGCAGCGCGGGAAGATCGGCGAGCAGTGGTGGTCGCGGCACTTCATCGAGATCCTGGAGGGCATCTGCGACGCCGGGCGGCTCGCGCGCGGTCGCGCCTACGCCCGCAAGGGCCAGGTGATCAGCCTGTCCGTGGCGCCGGGCACGGTCACCGCGCTCGTCCAGGGCTCGCGGCCGGACCCCTATCAGGTCACCATCGACATCGAACGGTACGGCGCGGAGCGGTGGGACGCGATCGAGGAGTCGCTGGCGTCGCAGGCGCTCTATCGCGCGAAGCTGCTGGCCGGTGAGATGCCCACGGAGATCGTCGGGGTGTTCGACGCGCTCGGCGCGCCGCTGTTCCCGGCCGAGCTGGACATGGAGTGCAGCTGCCCGGACTGGGGTTTCCCGTGCAAGCACCTGTCCGCCGCGCTCTACCTGCTGGCCGAGGCGTTCGACGACGACCCGTTCCTGGTCCTGGCGTGGCGTGGCCGTACCCGGGAGGAGCTTCTGGGTTCGCTGGGCACGGTCCCGGCCGTCGTGGATCCGCTGGCCGTCGAGCACGTGCCACTGGCCGACGCGCTGGCCGGCTTCTACGCGCCCGGCGCGTCCCCGGCCAAGCTCCGCGAGCACGGCGTGAACCGCGTCACGGCCCCGCCTGACCTGCTGCTTCGTGCGCTGGACCCGCCTGACGTGCGGGTCCGTCATATTCCGTTGGTGGATCTGCTGCGCGCGGCCTACCGTTCGCTTGACGGCCACGAAGGGCTATCCGAATCGGGGACTTAA
- a CDS encoding aldo/keto reductase: protein MSYRRLGDSGLTVSAIGLGCSSFGRRLDADGSRAVVDAALDAGINFFDTADVYGEPRGMSEQLLGAALKGRRDDVVIATKFGMDMAGSNGQDFGARASRRYVTRAVEASLRRLDTDYIDLYQLHRPDPATPIEETLAALDDLVRAGKVRYLGCSNFSAWEIADAAWTARTAHRTPFISAQNRYSLLHRDPEAELLPACQHFGLGLLPFFPLDSGLLSGKYRRDTPPPSGGRLSDERYAALLESAPWDVIETIESFAQVRGRTLLDVAIAGLTSRRGVSSVIAGATSPEQVRANAAAGAWRLTADDLVKLDAIR, encoded by the coding sequence ATGAGTTATCGGCGGCTTGGCGATTCAGGGCTGACCGTCTCCGCGATCGGCCTCGGGTGCAGCAGTTTCGGGCGGCGGCTGGACGCGGACGGCAGCCGCGCCGTGGTCGACGCCGCGCTCGACGCCGGCATCAACTTCTTCGACACCGCGGACGTGTACGGCGAGCCCCGCGGCATGTCCGAGCAGCTGCTCGGCGCCGCGCTCAAGGGCCGCCGGGACGACGTCGTGATCGCCACCAAGTTCGGCATGGACATGGCCGGCAGCAACGGGCAGGATTTCGGCGCCCGCGCGTCCCGCAGATACGTCACGCGCGCGGTCGAGGCGTCGCTGCGCCGGCTGGACACCGACTACATCGACCTCTACCAGCTGCACCGTCCCGACCCGGCGACGCCGATAGAGGAGACGCTGGCCGCGCTGGACGACCTGGTCCGAGCCGGCAAGGTGCGCTACCTCGGCTGCTCGAACTTCTCGGCGTGGGAGATCGCGGACGCGGCCTGGACCGCGCGCACCGCGCACCGGACGCCGTTCATCAGCGCGCAGAACCGCTACAGCCTGCTGCACCGCGACCCGGAGGCGGAGCTGCTGCCGGCCTGCCAGCACTTCGGGCTGGGCTTGCTGCCGTTCTTCCCCCTGGACAGCGGCCTGCTCAGCGGCAAGTACCGGCGGGACACACCGCCACCGTCCGGCGGCCGGCTCTCCGACGAACGGTACGCGGCGCTGCTCGAATCCGCGCCGTGGGACGTCATCGAGACGATCGAGAGTTTCGCCCAGGTGCGCGGCCGGACGCTGCTGGACGTGGCGATCGCCGGGCTGACGTCCCGGCGCGGCGTCTCCAGCGTGATCGCGGGCGCGACCAGCCCGGAACAGGTCCGCGCGAACGCGGCCGCCGGTGCCTGGCGCCTGACCGCGGACGACCTGGTGAAGCTGGACGCCATCCGTTAG
- a CDS encoding 2Fe-2S iron-sulfur cluster-binding protein gives MTMTSVVRVARRRPVWHPLPVTRVDRLTPEAVTITFAVPPELRAAFAFRPGQHLTVRYAPDVRRSYSICSTPPELDRAGTIRIGVKEVPGGAFSSTGVRGLRAGTTLEVLPPLGTFTTNLDPLRTRRYGAIVAGSGITPVLSLIATALATEPHSTFTLLYGNRAAASVMFADELGALKDRYPSRLQVLHVLSREPGLSPALSGRLDRDRLTLLLDTAVPAGVGEWFLCGPAALVETAEELLRSRGVPAVHTELFYAGPVAVPAPPAGNADDVTLTVRLDGRESRTTMPRDGRVLDAALAVRAELPYACKGGVCATCRARVTAGEVAMARNYALEPDDVAAGYVLTCQAVPLTAEVAVDYDA, from the coding sequence ATGACCATGACCTCGGTGGTACGGGTGGCACGCCGCCGCCCGGTCTGGCACCCGCTGCCGGTGACCCGCGTCGACCGGCTGACCCCGGAGGCCGTGACGATCACGTTCGCGGTCCCGCCGGAGCTGCGCGCGGCGTTCGCGTTCCGGCCCGGCCAGCACCTGACCGTGCGGTACGCGCCGGACGTCCGCCGTTCCTACTCGATCTGCTCCACACCACCGGAGCTGGACCGGGCCGGGACGATCCGGATCGGCGTCAAGGAGGTGCCGGGCGGCGCGTTCAGCAGCACCGGCGTCCGCGGTCTGCGCGCCGGCACCACGCTGGAGGTGCTGCCCCCGCTCGGCACGTTCACCACGAACCTGGACCCGCTGCGCACCCGCCGGTACGGCGCGATCGTGGCCGGCTCCGGCATCACCCCGGTGCTGAGCCTGATCGCCACCGCGCTCGCCACCGAGCCGCACAGCACGTTCACGCTGCTCTACGGCAACCGCGCGGCCGCGAGCGTGATGTTCGCCGACGAGCTGGGCGCGCTGAAGGACCGCTACCCGTCCCGCCTGCAGGTCCTGCACGTGCTGTCCCGCGAGCCGGGCCTGTCACCCGCGCTCTCCGGCCGCCTCGACCGGGACCGCCTGACGCTGTTGCTGGACACCGCGGTTCCGGCCGGTGTCGGCGAATGGTTCCTCTGCGGCCCGGCCGCGCTGGTGGAGACGGCCGAGGAGCTGCTGCGCTCCCGCGGCGTGCCGGCCGTGCACACCGAGTTGTTCTACGCCGGCCCGGTCGCGGTCCCGGCGCCGCCGGCCGGCAACGCGGACGACGTCACGCTGACCGTGCGGCTGGACGGCCGCGAGTCGCGCACCACCATGCCGCGCGACGGCCGGGTGCTGGACGCGGCGCTGGCCGTCCGCGCCGAGCTGCCCTACGCCTGCAAGGGCGGTGTCTGCGCGACCTGCCGGGCCCGGGTGACCGCCGGCGAGGTGGCGATGGCCCGCAACTACGCGCTGGAGCCGGACGACGTCGCGGCCGGCTACGTCCTCACCTGCCAGGCCGTCCCGCTCACGGCCGAGGTGGCGGTGGACTACGACGCCTAA
- the paaD gene encoding 1,2-phenylacetyl-CoA epoxidase subunit PaaD, with amino-acid sequence MSAAETAAAGVVDPELPFVTIAELGILRAVTERDGRVTVTITPTYTGCPAVSVIREDVRSALAGVGFPDAVVETRLNPPWSTEWITEAGRRKLAEAGVAPPGRRPLLTISVRCPRCGSPETEELSRFGSTACTSLWRCRACAEPFPRVKER; translated from the coding sequence GTGAGCGCGGCCGAGACCGCGGCCGCCGGGGTCGTCGACCCGGAGCTGCCGTTCGTGACCATCGCGGAGCTGGGCATCCTGCGCGCGGTGACGGAGCGGGACGGCCGGGTCACCGTGACGATCACGCCGACCTACACCGGCTGCCCGGCGGTGTCCGTGATCCGGGAGGACGTCCGGAGCGCACTGGCCGGCGTGGGCTTCCCGGACGCGGTGGTCGAGACCCGGCTGAACCCGCCGTGGAGCACCGAGTGGATCACCGAGGCCGGGCGCCGCAAGCTGGCCGAGGCGGGTGTCGCGCCGCCGGGAAGGCGGCCGCTGCTGACCATCTCGGTGCGCTGCCCGCGGTGCGGCTCGCCGGAGACCGAGGAGCTGAGCCGGTTCGGCTCGACCGCGTGCACCTCGCTGTGGCGCTGCCGCGCCTGCGCCGAGCCGTTTCCCCGGGTCAAGGAGCGATGA
- the paaC gene encoding 1,2-phenylacetyl-CoA epoxidase subunit PaaC produces MNDVARYALGLGDDALIAAQRLGELYAGSPEMEEDVALANIALDQLGAARLLLSYAAELTGEGDEDALAFLRGPDEFRNHVLVELPNGDFAVTVAKLLFLAAWQRPLYAGLARSRDERLAGIAATAGLESAYHLDHAAQWTIRLGDGTEESHRRMQDAVDALWPYTRELFVPDPVARRLPGVAGDPAAAEWTAIVESTLATATLRIPAGVEAPPALDGRAGRHTAHLTALLDEMQALHRAHPGARW; encoded by the coding sequence GTGAACGACGTGGCCCGTTACGCATTGGGCCTGGGCGACGACGCGCTGATCGCGGCCCAGCGGCTCGGGGAGCTCTACGCCGGCAGCCCCGAGATGGAGGAGGACGTGGCGCTGGCCAACATCGCGCTCGACCAGCTCGGCGCGGCCCGGCTGCTGCTGTCCTACGCGGCGGAGCTGACCGGCGAGGGCGACGAGGACGCGCTGGCGTTCCTGCGCGGCCCCGACGAGTTCCGCAACCACGTGCTGGTCGAGCTGCCCAACGGCGACTTCGCGGTCACGGTCGCCAAGCTGCTGTTCCTCGCGGCCTGGCAGCGCCCGCTCTACGCCGGCCTGGCGCGGTCGCGCGACGAGCGGCTGGCCGGGATCGCGGCCACGGCTGGGTTGGAGTCCGCGTACCACCTGGATCACGCGGCACAGTGGACGATCCGCCTCGGCGACGGCACCGAGGAGTCGCATCGCCGCATGCAGGACGCGGTCGACGCGCTCTGGCCGTACACCCGGGAACTCTTCGTCCCTGACCCGGTCGCGCGGCGCCTGCCCGGCGTCGCGGGCGACCCGGCCGCCGCGGAGTGGACCGCGATCGTGGAGAGCACGCTGGCCACGGCCACGCTGCGGATCCCGGCCGGCGTCGAGGCCCCACCGGCGCTGGACGGCCGGGCCGGCCGGCACACCGCGCACCTCACCGCGCTGCTGGACGAGATGCAGGCGCTGCACCGCGCACACCCGGGCGCGCGCTGGTGA
- the paaB gene encoding 1,2-phenylacetyl-CoA epoxidase subunit PaaB: protein MSADWPLWEVFVRPRRGLSHTHAGSLHAPDAAMALRNARDLYTRRQEGVSVWVVPSTAIVASGDALDPAPDKPYRHPTYYSVPDGAPHL from the coding sequence ATGAGCGCGGACTGGCCGCTGTGGGAGGTGTTCGTGCGCCCGCGGCGCGGCCTGTCGCACACGCACGCCGGTAGCCTGCACGCGCCGGACGCCGCGATGGCGCTGCGCAACGCGCGTGACCTCTACACGCGCCGGCAGGAGGGGGTCTCCGTCTGGGTCGTGCCGAGCACCGCGATCGTCGCGTCCGGGGACGCGCTGGACCCGGCGCCGGACAAGCCCTACCGCCACCCCACGTACTACTCGGTCCCGGACGGAGCGCCGCACCTGTGA
- the paaA gene encoding 1,2-phenylacetyl-CoA epoxidase subunit PaaA: MDGIDELTHEERFDALVAAEEKIEPTDWMPEAYRKGLIRQIAQHAHSEIIGMQPEGSWITRAPSLKRKAILLAKVQDEAGHGLYLYAAAETLGITRDELVDALLTKRQKYSSIFNYPTLSWADIGAIGWLVDGAAIVNQVPLCRCSYGPYARAMVRICKEESFHQRQGYELLHTLAHGTAEQHAMAQDALDRWWYPSLAMFGPPDADSTHSARSIQWKIKRFSNDELRQRFVDMCVPQAAVLGLRIPDDGLRWNPDRDAHDFTPPDFDELSRVISGNGPCNEERMAHRRAAHDDGAWVREAAVAYARKQAG, translated from the coding sequence ATGGACGGCATCGATGAGCTGACCCACGAGGAACGCTTCGACGCCCTGGTCGCGGCCGAGGAAAAGATCGAGCCGACCGACTGGATGCCGGAGGCGTACCGCAAGGGGCTGATCCGCCAGATCGCCCAGCACGCCCACTCCGAGATCATCGGCATGCAGCCGGAGGGCTCCTGGATCACCCGGGCGCCGAGCCTGAAGCGCAAGGCCATCCTGCTGGCCAAGGTGCAGGACGAGGCCGGCCACGGGCTCTATCTCTACGCCGCCGCCGAGACGCTCGGCATCACCCGCGACGAGCTGGTCGACGCGCTGCTGACCAAGCGGCAGAAGTACAGCTCGATCTTCAACTACCCCACGCTGAGCTGGGCCGACATCGGCGCGATCGGCTGGCTCGTGGACGGCGCCGCGATCGTCAACCAGGTGCCGCTCTGCCGCTGCTCCTACGGGCCGTACGCGCGGGCCATGGTGCGCATCTGCAAGGAGGAGTCGTTCCACCAGCGCCAGGGCTACGAGCTGCTGCACACGCTGGCGCACGGCACGGCGGAGCAGCACGCGATGGCGCAGGACGCGCTGGACCGGTGGTGGTACCCGTCGCTGGCGATGTTCGGCCCGCCGGACGCGGACTCCACCCATTCCGCCCGCTCGATCCAGTGGAAGATCAAGCGCTTCTCCAACGACGAGCTGCGCCAGCGGTTCGTGGACATGTGCGTACCCCAGGCGGCCGTGCTCGGCCTGCGCATCCCGGACGACGGCCTGCGCTGGAACCCGGACCGCGACGCCCACGACTTCACGCCGCCCGACTTCGACGAACTGAGCCGGGTGATCAGCGGCAACGGCCCGTGCAACGAGGAGCGGATGGCCCACCGCCGCGCCGCGCACGACGACGGCGCCTGGGTCCGCGAGGCGGCCGTGGCCTACGCACGGAAGCAGGCGGGATGA
- a CDS encoding menaquinone biosynthetic enzyme MqnA/MqnD family protein, with protein MSELIIGSAPTTPEPQPAGQSGVSVAQRPRVGHIQFLNCLPIYWGLMRSGALLDVDLHKDSPDKLNDALVAGDLDIGPISLLEYLRHADQLLLLPDIAVGSDGPVLSVNIVSKVPLEELDGARVALGSASRTSVLLARMLLAERWGVQPDYFTCPPDLTAMLLEADAAVVIGDVALRGMYEAPRRGLFVTDLGQAWREWTGLPMVFAVWAARRDFAAQHPGRVKDVHEAFLRSRDLCLAELDDVAEAAARWEPFDAATLATYFRALDFSLGERQVAGLREFARRATARGEAPALPTDGPAFFPA; from the coding sequence ATGAGCGAGCTAATCATCGGCTCAGCGCCGACCACGCCGGAACCGCAGCCTGCAGGACAGTCCGGCGTGAGCGTCGCACAGCGGCCCCGGGTCGGCCACATCCAGTTCCTGAACTGCCTCCCGATCTACTGGGGGCTGATGCGTTCCGGCGCGCTCCTCGACGTCGACCTGCACAAGGACAGCCCGGACAAGCTCAATGACGCGCTTGTCGCGGGCGATCTGGACATCGGGCCGATCTCGCTGCTGGAGTACCTGCGGCACGCGGACCAGCTGCTGCTCCTGCCGGACATCGCGGTCGGCAGCGACGGGCCGGTGCTCTCCGTCAACATCGTGTCGAAGGTGCCGCTGGAGGAGCTGGACGGCGCCCGGGTCGCGCTCGGCTCGGCGTCCCGGACCAGCGTGCTGCTCGCCCGCATGCTGCTCGCCGAGCGCTGGGGCGTACAGCCGGATTACTTCACCTGCCCGCCTGACCTGACCGCGATGCTGCTGGAGGCGGACGCCGCGGTGGTGATCGGTGACGTGGCGCTGCGCGGCATGTACGAGGCACCGCGCCGCGGCCTGTTCGTCACCGACCTGGGCCAGGCCTGGCGGGAGTGGACCGGCCTGCCGATGGTCTTCGCGGTCTGGGCCGCCCGCCGCGACTTCGCCGCGCAGCACCCGGGCCGGGTCAAGGACGTGCACGAGGCGTTCCTGCGCTCGCGCGACCTCTGCCTCGCCGAGCTGGACGACGTGGCGGAGGCGGCGGCGCGCTGGGAACCGTTCGACGCGGCCACGCTGGCAACGTACTTCCGGGCGCTGGACTTCTCACTCGGCGAGCGCCAGGTGGCAGGGCTGCGCGAGTTCGCCCGCCGCGCCACCGCCCGCGGTGAGGCGCCGGCCCTGCCCACGGACGGGCCGGCGTTCTTCCCCGCCTGA
- a CDS encoding GNAT family N-acetyltransferase produces the protein MSKISLVPVDSGNWRAVAGLTVAPHQREWVAPPTYYLALCQYGDAGWRPLAISADGEIVGFLMWTIDPADDAAWIGGVIIDAERQGTGLGRAAIAALMEKVLAGEPQVTGFALSYEPANEAARRAYASVGFAETGETEDTEVVARLKR, from the coding sequence ATGTCGAAGATCTCCCTCGTACCGGTCGACTCCGGCAACTGGCGAGCCGTCGCCGGCCTGACCGTGGCCCCGCACCAGCGGGAATGGGTTGCACCGCCCACCTACTACCTCGCGCTCTGCCAGTACGGCGACGCCGGCTGGCGACCGCTCGCGATCAGCGCGGACGGCGAGATCGTCGGCTTCCTGATGTGGACGATCGACCCGGCGGACGACGCGGCCTGGATCGGCGGCGTGATCATCGACGCGGAGCGGCAGGGCACCGGCCTGGGCCGCGCCGCGATCGCCGCGCTGATGGAAAAGGTACTGGCCGGCGAGCCGCAGGTGACCGGCTTCGCGCTCTCCTACGAGCCGGCCAACGAGGCGGCCCGCCGTGCGTACGCCAGCGTGGGCTTCGCCGAGACGGGCGAGACCGAGGACACCGAGGTCGTCGCCCGCCTCAAGCGGTAG
- a CDS encoding MFS transporter yields the protein MSFTSARDVHLAAGARGLSVAGDLMAATTLALTLQSAGAGGFAVSGLMLAGVLPLVLLAPLTGRVVDRVDSRWLLAGVGLAQAAVCTLLSFVGTPLLIIALVTVIACGLALTQPALAALLPAMVGREDLPRAMALSQTATSIGALAAPVLAGVLVGQFGARVPLLLVAVMFLGLAAAGLLIRTRRGRADGSPAREAPSTPPFRYWRDPLLGAITVAISGVVLGVGAINVVAIFYLRETLHASTTAYGLIEALWAAGLLAGTWVTARVVRRMRDDGALVYGTLCTLAGTCLAIAAMAVFPAVVWVAPLYLVGGFFNGGLNVQQNVLVARRVPAASHGRAFAILVGWVQGASLTGYALAGFMLEALAPRTLVFALGTAGALVCALVAAPIVRAIHRERRPVAPVLAAT from the coding sequence ATGTCTTTCACGTCTGCGCGGGATGTTCATCTGGCGGCCGGGGCGCGCGGGCTGTCGGTGGCGGGGGACCTGATGGCGGCGACGACACTCGCGTTGACGTTGCAGTCGGCGGGGGCAGGCGGCTTCGCGGTGTCCGGGCTGATGCTGGCGGGCGTGCTGCCGCTGGTGCTGCTGGCGCCGCTGACCGGTCGGGTCGTCGACCGGGTGGACAGCCGTTGGCTGCTTGCCGGGGTGGGGCTGGCGCAGGCGGCGGTCTGCACGCTGCTGTCGTTCGTCGGCACGCCGCTGCTGATCATCGCGTTGGTGACGGTGATCGCCTGCGGTCTGGCGCTGACCCAGCCGGCCCTGGCGGCGCTGCTGCCGGCCATGGTGGGCCGCGAGGATCTGCCGCGGGCCATGGCGCTCAGCCAGACCGCGACGTCGATCGGTGCGCTGGCCGCGCCGGTGCTGGCCGGTGTGCTGGTCGGGCAGTTCGGCGCGCGGGTGCCGCTGCTGCTGGTCGCCGTGATGTTCCTCGGGCTGGCCGCGGCCGGGCTGCTGATCCGCACGCGCCGGGGCCGCGCGGACGGCAGCCCGGCGCGGGAAGCGCCTTCGACGCCGCCGTTCCGCTACTGGCGTGACCCGCTGCTCGGCGCGATCACGGTGGCGATCTCGGGCGTCGTGCTCGGCGTCGGCGCGATCAACGTGGTCGCCATCTTCTACCTGCGCGAGACGCTGCACGCGTCCACCACCGCATACGGGCTGATCGAAGCGCTGTGGGCCGCCGGCCTGCTGGCCGGCACGTGGGTGACCGCGCGGGTGGTGCGCCGGATGCGGGACGACGGCGCGCTGGTCTACGGCACGCTGTGCACGCTCGCCGGCACCTGCCTGGCCATCGCGGCGATGGCGGTCTTCCCGGCCGTCGTCTGGGTGGCGCCGCTCTACCTGGTCGGCGGCTTCTTCAACGGCGGACTGAACGTGCAGCAGAACGTGCTGGTCGCGCGCCGGGTGCCGGCCGCATCGCACGGGCGCGCGTTCGCGATCCTGGTCGGCTGGGTGCAGGGCGCGAGCCTGACCGGGTACGCGCTGGCCGGCTTCATGCTCGAGGCGCTGGCCCCGCGCACGCTGGTCTTCGCGCTCGGCACGGCCGGGGCCCTGGTCTGCGCGCTGGTCGCGGCGCCGATCGTGCGCGCGATCCACCGGGAGCGCCGGCCGGTCGCGCCCGTCCTGGCCGCGACCTGA
- a CDS encoding ArsR/SmtB family transcription factor, whose product MTDAERRGSQRVTISDPRVMRALAHPARLAIMEHLGSTGESVTATSCAEVAGLSPSATSYHLRALAKAGMVEAAPSRGDGRERLWRAVLPSFSIDPGQDASDDTRAAEIALIDAYLQRDFERIRAYARTAHLAPPEWYNVGQLSSIVCTMTPDEALKVNQAIMDLIDPYRRRSRTDPPSDARTVVIHYAATPQDVTD is encoded by the coding sequence ATGACCGACGCGGAGCGGCGCGGGTCGCAGCGGGTGACGATCTCGGACCCGCGGGTCATGCGGGCGCTGGCGCACCCCGCGCGGCTGGCCATCATGGAGCACCTCGGCTCGACCGGGGAGTCGGTGACCGCGACGTCGTGCGCGGAGGTGGCCGGGCTGTCGCCGAGCGCGACCAGCTACCACCTGCGCGCGCTGGCGAAGGCGGGCATGGTCGAGGCGGCGCCGAGCCGGGGCGACGGGCGCGAGCGGCTGTGGCGGGCGGTGCTGCCGTCGTTCAGCATCGACCCCGGCCAGGACGCGTCCGACGACACCCGGGCCGCGGAGATTGCGTTGATCGACGCCTATCTGCAGCGGGACTTCGAGCGGATTCGCGCCTACGCCCGGACCGCGCACCTGGCGCCGCCCGAGTGGTACAACGTCGGCCAGCTCAGCAGCATCGTCTGCACGATGACGCCGGACGAGGCTCTCAAGGTGAACCAGGCCATCATGGACCTGATAGACCCCTACCGCCGCCGTAGCCGCACCGACCCCCCGTCCGACGCCCGCACCGTCGTCATTCACTACGCCGCCACCCCGCAGGACGTCACGGACTGA
- a CDS encoding HelD family protein: MSADLEVELTAERQHLSASRSALRRMREHAEALFATGDKVAGDSYTAEQLGRHMARRVLELADDPSTPLFFGRLDFGAGEHAGHDYHVGRRHVTDEAGEPMVLDWRAPISRSFYRASVKDPQGVAVRRRFGFVEGAITSFEDEHLDRGEELGTASKILTQEIERPRVGPMRDIVATIQPEQDELVRADLADSLCVQGAPGTGKTAVGLHRAAYLLYLHRERLRRSGVLIVGPNRAFLGYIAAVLPALGEVEVAQSTVEDLIARLPVRGEDTVEAAVVKHDVRMAQVLHRAVWSHVGKPSAPMTVPDGSYRWRIGEEPLRRVVDEARREGLPYAVGRERVRARVVSLLLRQSEARRGDSPPESWQRRMAKARPVTEFLDEVWPALTPEGLLHRLLTDREALREHADGLLTDDEQEAIIQPKPAKTAKSTKWTGADTVLMDEIAGLLDRMPSFGHVVLDEAQDLSPMQCRAIARRSEHGSITLLGDLAQGTAPWASADWAVSLAHLGKPGAPVVPLTVGFRVPAVVVELANRLLPALRVNVPPAESLRRDGSLVVRATSDLEFDLDREVRAALEHEGSVAVIAADAAVDGLRAKLKLNDRVEIVPASIVKGLEYDHVIVIEPAEIVDAEPRGLNRLYVVLTRAVSRLTVIHAVPLPEPLT; this comes from the coding sequence GTGTCCGCAGATCTTGAAGTTGAGTTGACGGCCGAACGGCAGCACCTGAGCGCGTCCCGGTCCGCGTTGCGGCGCATGCGGGAGCATGCGGAGGCATTGTTCGCCACCGGTGACAAGGTGGCCGGGGATTCGTACACGGCGGAGCAGCTGGGCCGGCACATGGCGCGGCGGGTGCTGGAGCTGGCCGACGACCCGTCCACGCCGTTGTTCTTCGGGCGGCTGGACTTCGGCGCCGGGGAGCACGCGGGGCACGACTACCACGTGGGGCGCCGGCACGTCACGGACGAGGCCGGCGAGCCGATGGTGCTGGACTGGCGGGCGCCGATCTCGCGCTCGTTCTACCGGGCCAGCGTGAAGGATCCGCAGGGTGTGGCGGTGCGGCGGCGGTTCGGATTCGTCGAGGGCGCGATCACGTCGTTCGAGGACGAGCACCTGGATCGCGGCGAGGAGCTGGGCACCGCGTCGAAGATCCTGACGCAGGAGATCGAGCGGCCGCGCGTCGGGCCGATGCGGGACATCGTGGCGACGATCCAGCCGGAGCAGGACGAGCTGGTCCGCGCGGACCTGGCCGACTCGCTCTGCGTGCAGGGCGCCCCGGGCACCGGTAAGACCGCGGTGGGGCTGCACCGGGCCGCGTACCTGCTGTATCTGCACCGGGAGCGGTTGCGCCGCTCCGGCGTGCTGATCGTGGGGCCGAACCGGGCGTTCCTCGGCTACATCGCGGCGGTGCTGCCCGCGCTGGGCGAGGTGGAGGTCGCGCAGAGCACGGTCGAGGACCTGATCGCGCGCCTGCCGGTCCGCGGGGAGGACACGGTCGAGGCCGCGGTCGTCAAGCACGACGTGCGGATGGCACAGGTGCTGCACCGCGCGGTCTGGTCGCACGTCGGCAAGCCGAGCGCGCCGATGACCGTGCCGGACGGCTCGTACCGCTGGCGGATCGGCGAGGAGCCGTTGCGCCGGGTGGTGGACGAGGCGCGGCGTGAGGGCCTGCCGTACGCAGTGGGCCGCGAGCGGGTCCGGGCCCGGGTGGTGTCGCTGCTGCTGCGCCAGTCGGAGGCACGCCGGGGCGACTCGCCGCCGGAGTCGTGGCAGCGCCGGATGGCGAAGGCGAGGCCGGTGACCGAGTTCCTGGACGAGGTGTGGCCGGCGCTGACCCCGGAGGGCCTGCTGCACCGGCTGCTGACCGACCGCGAGGCGCTGCGCGAGCACGCGGACGGCCTGCTCACCGACGACGAGCAGGAAGCGATCATCCAGCCGAAGCCGGCCAAGACGGCCAAGAGCACGAAGTGGACCGGCGCCGACACGGTCCTGATGGACGAGATCGCCGGGCTGCTGGACCGGATGCCGAGCTTCGGGCACGTGGTGCTGGACGAGGCGCAGGATCTCTCCCCGATGCAGTGCCGGGCGATCGCGCGCCGCAGCGAGCACGGGTCGATCACGCTGCTCGGCGACCTGGCGCAGGGCACCGCGCCGTGGGCGTCCGCGGACTGGGCGGTGTCGCTTGCGCACCTGGGCAAGCCGGGCGCACCGGTGGTGCCGCTGACCGTCGGCTTCCGGGTGCCGGCCGTGGTGGTCGAGCTGGCCAATCGCCTGCTGCCGGCACTGCGGGTGAACGTCCCACCGGCCGAGTCGCTGCGGCGGGACGGCTCCCTGGTCGTACGCGCGACGTCCGATCTTGAATTTGATCTTGATCGTGAGGTGCGGGCCGCGCTGGAGCACGAGGGGTCGGTGGCGGTGATCGCGGCGGACGCGGCGGTGGACGGCCTGCGGGCGAAACTCAAACTTAACGACCGGGTCGAGATCGTCCCCGCCTCGATCGTCAAGGGACTCGAGTACGACCACGTGATCGTCATCGAGCCTGCTGAGATCGTCGACGCGGAACCACGGGGATTGAACAGGCTCTATGTAGTGCTGACCCGCGCGGTCTCTCGCCTCACTGTCATTCACGCTGTTCCGCTGCCGGAGCCGCTGACCTGA